One segment of Neobacillus endophyticus DNA contains the following:
- a CDS encoding flagellar biosynthetic protein FliO: MKRFMSLSVLLFLIFSFQPSIYAAGSSGEPSVYDSIHKSVKQTVQTKAPVTDQQSSSILPLFFKFIVCFVLVVGLLLLVLRFLSKRNRLLPSSGPILTLGGHSLGNNKSLQIMLIGQTIYIIGVGDSINLIRTVSQGEEYQHLLESFENQGEGVTQKWLPVDTKKVWNSVFRKHMQNMHQENGEE; encoded by the coding sequence ATGAAACGTTTCATGTCATTATCTGTATTATTATTTTTGATATTTTCCTTTCAACCCTCTATATATGCCGCGGGTTCATCAGGAGAACCCTCTGTCTATGACTCGATCCATAAAAGTGTGAAACAAACAGTACAAACAAAAGCACCTGTAACGGATCAGCAATCTTCATCAATTCTTCCCTTATTTTTCAAATTTATAGTTTGTTTTGTATTAGTTGTTGGCTTATTGTTATTAGTCCTGCGTTTTCTTTCAAAACGGAATCGGTTATTGCCATCTAGCGGACCTATCCTTACTTTAGGCGGTCACAGTCTTGGCAATAATAAATCACTGCAAATTATGCTGATCGGCCAGACGATCTATATCATTGGAGTTGGTGATAGTATTAATTTGATTCGTACTGTTTCTCAAGGTGAGGAATATCAGCATCTATTGGAAAGCTTTGAAAATCAAGGTGAAGGTGTCACGCAAAAGTGGCTGCCAGTGGATACGAAAAAAGTTTGGAATTCCGTATTTCGTAAGCATATGCAAAATATGCATCAAGAAAATGGAGAGGAGTAA
- the fliP gene encoding flagellar type III secretion system pore protein FliP (The bacterial flagellar biogenesis protein FliP forms a type III secretion system (T3SS)-type pore required for flagellar assembly.), which produces MLRKLALLVPLLTLGFFSVAHAATPTDTILPGINLGSSDPNSVSNTLRIILLITVLSIAPAILVLMTCFTRIIIVLGFVRNALGTQSIPPNQVMIGLALFLTLFVMGPTFSKVNDNAFQPFMAGKITQQQAYKAATDPMKEFMAKQTREKDLALFLDYAKIKQPKEVTDIPLRALVPAYTISELKTAFQMGFMIFIPFLVIDMIVSSVLMSMGMMMLPPVMISLPFKILLFILVDGWDLIIKSLLMSF; this is translated from the coding sequence ATGCTGAGAAAATTGGCTTTACTCGTTCCTCTTCTGACACTTGGATTCTTTTCAGTTGCACACGCGGCAACACCTACTGATACCATTTTACCTGGGATTAATCTTGGCTCAAGTGATCCAAACAGTGTATCAAATACTTTGCGTATTATTCTATTAATTACGGTATTGTCGATTGCACCTGCGATTCTTGTTTTAATGACATGCTTTACCAGGATTATTATCGTTTTAGGATTCGTCCGTAATGCATTAGGAACTCAATCAATACCACCTAACCAAGTCATGATTGGACTAGCATTGTTTTTGACTCTTTTCGTCATGGGTCCCACTTTTTCAAAGGTTAATGATAATGCTTTTCAGCCGTTTATGGCAGGCAAAATTACACAACAGCAGGCTTATAAAGCTGCAACTGATCCGATGAAGGAATTTATGGCTAAACAAACAAGGGAGAAAGACCTGGCCCTGTTTCTGGATTATGCGAAAATTAAGCAGCCAAAAGAGGTAACGGATATTCCTTTAAGAGCACTTGTTCCAGCCTATACAATCAGTGAATTAAAAACAGCCTTTCAAATGGGTTTCATGATCTTTATCCCGTTTCTAGTCATTGATATGATTGTTTCCAGCGTATTGATGTCAATGGGGATGATGATGCTGCCTCCAGTTATGATTTCACTGCCATTTAAGATTTTGTTATTTATTCTAGTAGATGGCTGGGATTTAATTATTAAATCATTGCTCATGAGCTTCTAA
- the fliQ gene encoding flagellar biosynthesis protein FliQ, with protein sequence MTPEMIVRIAQQSVYTIFIVVAPIAGVALVVGLLVSIFQATTQIQEQTLSFVPKIVAVLLTLLFLGAWMLQHVVSFTQDLLGNLSQYIG encoded by the coding sequence TTGACTCCTGAAATGATCGTACGGATTGCTCAGCAATCCGTGTATACCATCTTTATCGTGGTCGCGCCGATTGCCGGTGTTGCATTAGTTGTTGGACTTTTAGTCAGTATTTTTCAAGCTACTACACAAATTCAGGAACAAACCCTTTCGTTTGTTCCGAAAATCGTAGCAGTACTGCTTACATTATTATTTTTGGGTGCGTGGATGCTGCAGCATGTTGTAAGTTTTACCCAGGATTTATTGGGAAACCTCTCTCAATATATAGGGTAG
- the fliR gene encoding flagellar biosynthetic protein FliR, with amino-acid sequence MEMDAATWFTFLLVFVRIATFILVAPVISGRQIPAPLKIGLSFMLAVLCTGVLKEQIQTVSTDMMIFLTLKEFFVGIVLGLVANIMLYSVQFAGSLIDLQTGFSMATLFDPTFNTNTQLTGRLKNILAILFFFSTDAHHLLFQGVLASFDWVSLKASVPAWMDGRISTFFLVCLKQMFMVGFMMAAPIIGTLFVVDVSFGIIARTVPQMNIFAVAPPLKIMLYFLVYILVLPGFFYLLKVLFENMFDSMDSILKIMGG; translated from the coding sequence ATGGAGATGGACGCAGCAACATGGTTTACGTTTTTATTAGTTTTTGTCCGAATCGCTACATTTATTCTAGTAGCCCCTGTTATTTCAGGTCGCCAAATACCTGCACCATTAAAAATTGGATTAAGCTTCATGTTAGCTGTACTTTGTACGGGTGTATTAAAGGAACAGATTCAGACCGTATCTACAGATATGATGATCTTTTTAACATTAAAAGAGTTTTTTGTCGGCATTGTATTAGGATTAGTGGCAAACATCATGCTTTATTCAGTTCAATTCGCAGGATCGTTAATAGACTTGCAAACAGGATTTTCAATGGCGACTCTTTTTGATCCAACTTTTAATACGAATACGCAGCTGACAGGAAGACTGAAAAATATTTTAGCTATCTTATTTTTCTTCTCAACGGATGCGCATCACCTGTTGTTTCAAGGCGTTTTAGCCAGCTTTGACTGGGTATCATTGAAAGCTTCTGTTCCAGCATGGATGGATGGCCGGATATCCACTTTCTTTTTAGTGTGTCTCAAACAGATGTTTATGGTCGGATTTATGATGGCCGCACCGATTATCGGAACACTTTTCGTTGTGGACGTTTCATTTGGGATTATTGCCAGAACTGTACCGCAAATGAATATCTTTGCTGTTGCTCCACCACTTAAAATCATGCTGTATTTTTTGGTTTATATTTTAGTGTTACCAGGATTCTTTTATCTCTTAAAGGTTCTTTTTGAAAATATGTTTGATTCGATGGATTCTATTTTGAAAATAATGGGGGGTTAA
- the flhB gene encoding flagellar biosynthesis protein FlhB has product MLRFDLQFFSGEKTEKATPQKRRDARKKGQVAKSPEVSSALTLLLSFSFLLIGGKNLVAGCFNIFIHCFQDYLRWDVTIKNTQVLYKELLIESAQLIAPFFAIVVAAGLIANFAQVGFMINPEGLKMKFSKINPLQGAKNIFSFRTVVELIKSILKISVTSTVVFLIIWNQRGQLVSLGEKNIWDTASFIGSLILQIGVSASGCLIVLAAADYFYQKFEYEKKLRMSKQEIKEEFKKMEGDPHIKGKRKAKQRELAMKRMMQEVPKADVVITNPTHFAVAIRYDINTMDAPLVIAKGQDHVALKIKEIAKQNKIMTVENRPLARALFASVEIGETIPEELFNAVGEILAYVYYQEGRYKGMMT; this is encoded by the coding sequence ATGCTTCGGTTTGATCTGCAATTCTTTTCTGGAGAAAAAACGGAAAAAGCTACTCCTCAAAAAAGACGGGATGCAAGAAAAAAAGGGCAGGTCGCTAAGAGCCCGGAAGTATCTTCAGCCCTTACATTACTCCTTTCATTTTCTTTCTTATTAATTGGTGGAAAGAATTTAGTGGCAGGGTGTTTTAATATTTTCATTCATTGCTTTCAGGATTATTTACGCTGGGATGTAACGATTAAAAACACCCAGGTTTTATATAAAGAATTATTAATTGAATCTGCACAATTAATTGCACCTTTCTTTGCAATCGTTGTAGCAGCAGGACTAATCGCAAACTTTGCTCAAGTCGGTTTTATGATTAATCCTGAAGGTTTGAAAATGAAGTTTAGTAAAATTAATCCACTGCAAGGTGCGAAAAATATTTTTTCTTTCCGCACTGTGGTGGAATTAATTAAATCTATCTTGAAAATAAGCGTAACTTCCACAGTTGTTTTTTTGATCATTTGGAATCAAAGAGGTCAATTGGTGTCACTTGGTGAAAAAAACATCTGGGATACTGCGAGTTTTATCGGTTCTTTAATTCTTCAAATTGGAGTTTCCGCTTCCGGATGTTTAATCGTTTTGGCAGCAGCTGATTATTTTTATCAAAAATTTGAATATGAGAAAAAGCTGCGGATGTCTAAACAAGAAATCAAGGAAGAATTTAAAAAGATGGAAGGCGATCCGCACATTAAAGGAAAAAGGAAAGCCAAGCAGCGTGAACTGGCAATGAAGCGGATGATGCAGGAAGTTCCTAAAGCTGACGTTGTAATTACGAACCCAACTCACTTTGCAGTGGCCATCCGCTATGATATAAACACAATGGATGCCCCGCTGGTGATTGCTAAAGGGCAGGATCATGTTGCTTTAAAAATAAAAGAAATTGCTAAACAAAATAAAATTATGACAGTAGAAAATCGGCCATTGGCGCGTGCTTTATTTGCTTCTGTAGAAATAGGAGAGACAATTCCCGAAGAATTGTTCAATGCAGTAGGAGAGATTTTAGCTTATGTGTACTATCAGGAAGGCCGGTATAAGGGGATGATGACATGA
- the flhA gene encoding flagellar biosynthesis protein FlhA, whose product MKAKDISVLIVVILIVSMMIIPMPTILLDFLLILNISLSMLILLVAMNTKEALDFSIFPTALLLTTLFRLALNVSTTRSILSKADGGKVIETFGSFVIGGNPVVGFVVFLILVVIQFIVITKGSERVAEVAARFTLDAMPGKQMSIDADMNAGLISEQDARIRRKKIEQEADFYGAMDGASKFVKGDAIAGIVILIINVIGGFAIGIAIHGMGFAEAANTYTLLSVGDGLVSQVPALLISTATGITVTRASSEGNLGTDIMQQIFKYPKLLYIVAGTIFLLGLFTPIGLLLTIPVSGILAFGAYTMQKNIKKEDIRKEEEEKVEQEEDIRSPEKVVNLLQLDTLELEIGYGLIPLADQKQGGDILDRIVMIRRQFAIELGLVIPTIRIRDNLQLMPNQYVLKFRGNRIAAGEVYLDHFLAMNQGVEGGDIEGIQVIEPAFGLPAVWVSSEEKQKAELLGYMIVDPSSVIATHLTEVLKRHAHELLRREETKELVDNLKETYPNLVGELVPGVLSIGEIQKVLQNMLREQISIRDLSAIFETLADYAVYTKDPRVLTEYVRQSLTRQITDQYAENGVIHVLTAGATLEKGISDCIQQTEAGVYYLSMDPQTTRRITEELQGQIERVVNSGGQPIFLTSPNIRMYLKQFVDKIMPTVPVLAYTELEPDIEIQSIGVVNI is encoded by the coding sequence ATGAAGGCAAAAGATATTTCAGTTCTAATAGTCGTAATATTGATTGTTTCGATGATGATCATTCCGATGCCAACAATATTATTGGACTTCTTATTAATTCTTAATATTTCTTTATCAATGTTAATCCTTTTAGTAGCGATGAATACAAAAGAGGCTTTGGATTTTTCGATATTTCCAACCGCATTATTACTCACCACGTTATTTCGTTTGGCACTGAACGTATCAACCACTCGCTCCATTTTGTCAAAAGCGGATGGGGGAAAGGTAATTGAGACATTTGGTTCGTTCGTTATTGGCGGTAACCCGGTAGTAGGTTTTGTTGTATTCTTAATCCTTGTCGTAATCCAATTCATTGTTATTACCAAAGGTTCGGAACGTGTAGCTGAAGTTGCAGCACGTTTTACATTAGATGCGATGCCTGGTAAACAAATGAGTATTGATGCTGATATGAACGCGGGGTTAATCAGCGAACAAGATGCACGAATTCGCCGCAAAAAAATAGAGCAGGAAGCCGATTTTTATGGGGCAATGGATGGTGCCAGTAAGTTTGTAAAAGGGGATGCTATTGCCGGGATTGTAATACTTATCATCAATGTAATTGGTGGATTTGCAATTGGGATTGCCATACATGGTATGGGATTTGCAGAAGCTGCTAATACCTATACGCTGTTATCTGTCGGGGACGGTCTTGTCAGCCAGGTGCCAGCGCTCTTGATTTCAACTGCAACTGGTATTACCGTAACTCGAGCATCTTCAGAAGGCAATCTTGGTACAGATATTATGCAGCAAATCTTCAAATATCCAAAGCTGCTCTATATTGTTGCCGGAACCATTTTTCTACTTGGATTATTCACACCAATCGGATTGTTATTAACGATTCCTGTATCAGGAATCTTGGCTTTTGGTGCCTATACAATGCAGAAAAATATTAAAAAAGAAGACATTCGTAAAGAAGAAGAGGAAAAAGTGGAACAAGAAGAGGATATCCGCAGTCCAGAAAAAGTAGTCAATCTATTACAGCTGGATACCTTGGAATTGGAAATTGGTTATGGTTTAATTCCATTGGCTGATCAAAAACAAGGCGGAGACATTTTAGATCGTATCGTCATGATCCGCAGACAGTTCGCTATTGAGCTGGGCTTGGTGATTCCAACCATTCGTATACGCGATAATTTGCAATTAATGCCAAACCAATATGTATTGAAATTCCGCGGAAATCGTATTGCAGCAGGTGAAGTATACCTGGATCACTTCCTCGCCATGAATCAGGGTGTTGAAGGTGGAGATATTGAGGGAATTCAAGTAATAGAGCCTGCGTTTGGATTACCGGCAGTTTGGGTAAGTTCAGAAGAAAAACAAAAGGCTGAACTATTAGGATATATGATTGTTGATCCATCATCTGTTATTGCAACTCATTTAACTGAGGTATTAAAACGCCATGCACACGAATTACTGCGTAGAGAAGAAACAAAAGAATTAGTAGATAACCTAAAAGAAACATATCCTAATCTTGTAGGGGAGCTTGTACCGGGCGTATTATCTATTGGAGAAATTCAAAAAGTATTACAGAACATGCTGCGTGAACAAATCTCCATTAGAGATTTATCAGCTATTTTCGAGACTTTGGCAGATTATGCTGTCTATACAAAAGATCCACGGGTTCTAACAGAATACGTTCGTCAGTCCTTAACTCGCCAAATTACCGATCAATACGCAGAGAATGGAGTCATCCATGTATTAACTGCAGGTGCAACATTGGAGAAAGGTATCTCAGACTGTATTCAACAGACGGAGGCAGGTGTATATTACCTTTCAATGGATCCGCAAACAACAAGAAGAATTACAGAAGAATTACAAGGGCAAATTGAACGTGTGGTCAATTCAGGAGGCCAGCCAATCTTCCTTACATCACCAAACATTCGCATGTATTTAAAACAGTTTGTCGATAAAATTATGCCTACAGTACCAGTACTTGCTTATACGGAGCTGGAGCCGGATATTGAAATCCAGAGTATTGGAGTGGTGAATATATGA
- the flhF gene encoding flagellar biosynthesis protein FlhF, with the protein MKPKKIIAETMPLALKMVRQQLGENAIIINTRTIKTGGVFGLFTKQKYEVTAYAVEKENKEFEPKFSKEEIVKPEKRIPDQTKFDHFTKDPEKNSSVFHQTPQKLYKYYSQQPSVADKTLEKSQEKIEEKPLQKQVKNPEVTKEADSALLDELQHMKKMMMNLMMKDSQGNAAPTVMTNWINRLKKQGVDDEVADYIVETLLKKYESIHDLNDAVIKEEIYTIIKDIIEKKVSKTSIVDERTRMINIIGPTGVGKTTSIAKLATEQVLKQKRKVAMITTDVYRIAAVEQLKTYAGILNVPIEVVRSKEELEKALNRLENYDLIYMDSTGRNFKEVQYRDSIKEFLNYPVESDNYLVLSLTTKFEDMQILLNGFLHSPVKKLILTKFDETSSYGSILNIAYKYPYQLSYITNGQSVPEDITTIDAAQMARDILGVEE; encoded by the coding sequence ATGAAACCAAAGAAAATCATAGCAGAAACCATGCCCTTAGCATTAAAGATGGTACGTCAGCAGCTTGGGGAGAATGCGATTATCATAAATACAAGAACAATCAAAACCGGCGGTGTGTTTGGATTGTTTACAAAACAAAAATATGAAGTTACTGCCTATGCAGTTGAAAAGGAAAACAAAGAGTTCGAGCCTAAATTCTCAAAAGAGGAAATTGTAAAGCCTGAAAAAAGAATTCCTGATCAAACCAAATTCGATCACTTTACGAAAGATCCTGAGAAAAATAGCTCTGTTTTTCATCAAACACCGCAAAAACTATACAAGTATTATTCACAGCAACCATCTGTTGCTGATAAAACTCTGGAAAAATCACAAGAAAAAATAGAAGAAAAACCATTGCAAAAACAGGTTAAGAACCCAGAAGTAACCAAAGAGGCTGACAGCGCGTTGCTTGATGAACTGCAGCATATGAAAAAAATGATGATGAATTTGATGATGAAAGATTCACAGGGGAATGCAGCTCCTACTGTCATGACAAATTGGATTAATCGATTAAAAAAACAAGGTGTAGATGATGAGGTTGCAGATTATATCGTCGAAACTTTATTAAAAAAATACGAGTCCATTCATGACTTGAATGATGCAGTTATCAAAGAAGAAATTTATACCATCATTAAAGATATCATCGAAAAAAAAGTTTCTAAAACCTCTATTGTCGATGAACGTACTCGAATGATTAACATCATTGGTCCTACGGGAGTCGGAAAAACCACATCGATTGCCAAATTGGCAACCGAACAAGTGTTAAAGCAAAAAAGAAAAGTGGCCATGATCACAACAGACGTATATCGTATTGCAGCGGTGGAACAGTTGAAAACGTATGCGGGAATATTAAATGTACCAATTGAAGTTGTTCGTTCCAAAGAAGAATTGGAAAAAGCCTTAAATAGACTTGAAAATTACGACTTGATTTACATGGACAGCACTGGCCGAAATTTTAAAGAAGTACAATACCGGGATTCCATTAAAGAATTTTTAAACTACCCGGTCGAGAGCGATAACTATCTTGTGTTGAGCTTAACAACCAAGTTCGAAGATATGCAAATTTTATTAAATGGTTTTTTACACAGCCCTGTAAAAAAACTTATTTTAACAAAATTTGATGAGACCTCAAGCTATGGCTCGATCCTGAATATTGCCTATAAATATCCATATCAATTATCGTATATTACAAATGGACAAAGTGTTCCGGAAGATATTACGACTATCGATGCGGCACAAATGGCGCGAGATATATTAGGAGTGGAAGAATAA
- a CDS encoding MinD/ParA family protein has translation MDQAQSLREYMQRFQVQQENSNHPSRVITITSGKGGVGKSNFTLNFALGLKSAGKKVVVLDLDLTTANINILMGVTPKYNLTHVLNERKNIWDVLETGTGGIEYIAGGIDIQDLLEIDQYALKFFWSQIQELQSYADFILLDTGAGISKELVDFILASDETILVTTPEPTAIADSYSVLKTVIHYNKMPPNFRLVINRAQSYKEAIETSRSLKNACSKFLKIHLNTLGFIMEDVHVRQSVRMQTPFLMSYPKCEASKNITEIVRTYLPEVELNTSSSSKGIRGFFEKIISMGKSF, from the coding sequence ATGGATCAGGCGCAAAGTCTGCGGGAATATATGCAGCGATTTCAAGTTCAGCAGGAAAATAGCAATCATCCTTCTCGTGTCATTACCATAACAAGTGGAAAAGGCGGGGTAGGGAAATCCAATTTTACCCTTAACTTTGCCCTCGGTTTAAAGTCTGCGGGAAAAAAGGTAGTAGTATTGGATCTGGATTTAACAACCGCTAATATAAATATTCTCATGGGTGTGACCCCTAAATATAATCTTACACATGTTCTTAATGAGAGAAAGAATATTTGGGATGTATTAGAAACTGGAACTGGCGGGATCGAATATATTGCCGGTGGAATTGACATTCAAGATTTATTAGAAATCGATCAGTATGCACTTAAGTTTTTTTGGAGCCAAATTCAGGAGCTCCAATCATATGCAGACTTTATCTTGCTTGATACCGGAGCAGGGATATCGAAAGAACTCGTGGATTTCATCTTAGCGTCTGATGAAACGATTCTTGTCACAACACCAGAGCCAACGGCAATTGCCGATTCGTATTCTGTATTAAAGACTGTGATTCATTATAATAAAATGCCTCCCAATTTTCGTTTAGTCATCAATCGGGCACAATCATATAAAGAAGCCATTGAAACATCACGATCATTGAAAAATGCTTGCAGTAAATTTCTTAAAATTCATTTGAATACGCTTGGATTTATCATGGAGGACGTTCATGTCCGTCAATCGGTTCGGATGCAAACGCCATTTCTCATGTCTTATCCGAAATGTGAAGCTTCCAAAAACATTACTGAGATCGTACGGACCTACTTACCTGAAGTTGAATTGAATACATCATCTTCATCAAAAGGAATTCGTGGCTTTTTTGAAAAAATAATATCAATGGGCAAATCGTTTTAA
- a CDS encoding sigma-70 family RNA polymerase sigma factor — MKLAIKETVPHQLLWKKYRENQDSFSQEVLVKQYGHLVEQMANRLSASIPHRIIPREDLIGLGYIGLIEAIKKFDYNKGYQFETYGLWRIKGAMLDGIRKMDWVPRGYRERAKKLNNALRHLEQTLMRVPTEEELSQYLEMPLDEIEQAMSTLSLSTLLSLNEPVNANEDEGKQQFRLDQIADDQSISQDKEMQMTEFRNLMAASIDKLPEKEKTVISLLYYEGLSQVEIAEVMDLTKGRISQIHSKAIVRLRQAFEAKGYNFDSFN, encoded by the coding sequence GTGAAACTAGCTATCAAAGAAACAGTTCCGCATCAATTATTATGGAAAAAGTACCGAGAAAATCAAGATTCATTTTCACAAGAAGTATTAGTGAAACAGTATGGTCATTTAGTTGAGCAAATGGCGAATAGGCTGAGTGCAAGCATTCCACACCGTATTATTCCTAGAGAAGATTTAATTGGATTAGGTTATATTGGATTAATCGAAGCCATTAAAAAATTTGATTACAACAAAGGCTACCAATTTGAAACATATGGACTTTGGCGTATAAAAGGTGCCATGCTTGACGGGATTCGGAAAATGGATTGGGTGCCGAGAGGTTATAGGGAAAGGGCGAAGAAATTAAACAATGCCCTTAGGCACCTTGAGCAGACGTTGATGAGGGTACCTACTGAAGAGGAACTTAGCCAATACTTAGAAATGCCGTTGGACGAAATTGAACAAGCAATGTCTACCTTATCATTATCCACACTCTTATCTTTAAATGAACCCGTCAATGCCAATGAAGATGAAGGAAAACAACAATTCAGACTGGATCAGATCGCAGATGATCAATCGATTTCTCAAGATAAGGAGATGCAGATGACAGAATTTCGAAATTTGATGGCAGCTTCTATCGATAAATTGCCAGAAAAAGAAAAAACTGTAATTTCCTTGCTGTATTATGAGGGGCTATCTCAAGTTGAAATCGCTGAAGTTATGGATCTAACAAAAGGCAGGATCTCTCAAATTCATTCCAAAGCGATTGTTCGTTTGCGCCAAGCATTTGAGGCTAAAGGGTATAATTTTGACTCTTTTAATTAG